One stretch of Alcaligenes aquatilis DNA includes these proteins:
- a CDS encoding hydroxymethylglutaryl-CoA lyase, translated as MSYPSRVKIVEVGPRDGLQNEKEFIPTDIKVELVNRLSHAGFVNVEAASFVSPKWVPQMADGAEVMATIDRRPGTIYSVLTPNMRGFEGALAAKADEVVIFAAASEAFSQRNINCSIEESLERFAPVAQAAKEAGMRLRGSISCSFGCPYEGAVAPANVLKVGQRLIELGCDEIDVADTIGVGTARQVYEVMRMVTEHIDPVHVSGHFHDTYGQAIANIVAAMQAGIHIFHSSVAGLGGCPYAKGATGNVATEDVLFLMQGLDIETGIDLNAVVDTGQWISAHLKRKSASNAGNALAARKQGVAAC; from the coding sequence ATGTCATACCCCTCGCGCGTCAAGATTGTGGAGGTCGGCCCTCGGGACGGCCTGCAGAACGAAAAAGAATTCATCCCTACCGACATCAAGGTCGAGCTGGTCAACCGCTTGTCCCACGCCGGTTTTGTGAACGTGGAAGCCGCCTCCTTTGTCTCGCCCAAATGGGTGCCACAAATGGCAGACGGCGCGGAAGTGATGGCTACGATTGACCGTCGCCCCGGCACGATCTATTCAGTTCTGACACCCAATATGCGTGGCTTTGAAGGCGCCCTGGCTGCCAAGGCCGACGAAGTGGTGATCTTCGCCGCTGCCAGCGAAGCATTTTCGCAGCGTAATATCAATTGCAGCATTGAAGAATCGCTGGAGCGCTTTGCCCCCGTCGCCCAGGCCGCCAAAGAAGCTGGCATGCGCCTGCGCGGCTCCATCAGTTGTTCGTTCGGTTGTCCCTACGAAGGTGCTGTGGCGCCGGCCAATGTGTTGAAAGTCGGCCAACGTTTGATCGAACTAGGCTGCGATGAAATCGACGTAGCCGACACCATCGGTGTCGGCACGGCCCGTCAGGTCTACGAGGTGATGCGCATGGTGACCGAGCACATTGACCCCGTTCATGTGTCCGGCCACTTCCACGACACCTATGGCCAGGCCATCGCCAATATTGTGGCCGCCATGCAGGCCGGCATTCATATTTTCCACAGTTCTGTAGCCGGGCTGGGTGGCTGTCCCTACGCCAAAGGCGCAACCGGCAACGTCGCCACCGAGGACGTGCTGTTCCTGATGCAAGGCCTGGATATTGAAACCGGCATTGATCTGAACGCCGTGGTGGACACGGGGCAATGGATTTCGGCTCATTTGAAGCGCAAATCGGCCAGCAATGCCGGTAACGCCCTGGCAGCCCGCAAACAAGGGGTCGCCGCGTGCTGA